The DNA sequence GGGTTTGGATGAAGAGTGCGAACATGCCGAAGAACCGTCGTTAGGTAGCTAATGATAAGCCACGACCGGCTAGGATGGGCGGTTTTGAGCATTTAAAGCTGCAAGCGGCCTGCCACGATCATGTAGCCGCTGCCTCAGGCTGTCGCAGTGGCGCACCAGCTCAACCGCGTAGCGGGCGCAGGATCGCGAATCGCATGAAGGTCCTGCGGACCTTGGCGTCGCAGCGGCGCACCGAGCCTTCGGCAGCGGCTACAGGATCCGTCAGGACCGTTACATATCACACGGCAGAAGGTTCGCTCGCCGGTTGCGTCACCAAGCGCCCGCCCTCGATTCTGACGTGCCGTGGATGGAAGCGCTTGAGGCTGCTGCGATGGCCCACGCTGACAATACCGACCCCGGGCAACTGATCGATCACCGCCTGGTAAAGCGTCGCTTCGTCTTCTTCATCCATGGCTGCGGTAGCTTCATCCAAGTACAGCCACTTTGGTGCATACAACAAGGCGCGAGCGAAGCCCAATCGCTGCTGCTCGCCCGGTGAAAGCATGCGCTGCCAGTGGTTGCTCTCATCCAGTCGCGCAATCAGATGCGACAAGCGACAGGTTTCCAGCACCTCACTGTAGCGCTCTGCTGCATACGCCTGCGCCAGCTGTGGATAACTCAAGGCCTCGCGCAGGCTGCCGATCGGTAAATAAGGTTTCTGCGGTAAAAACAGCGAACGACCTGTCGGCATGTCGATGCGCCCCTTGCCGCTGGGCCAGAGATTGCCCATGGCCCGCAACAAGGTACTCTTGCCACTGCCGGAGCGACCGCTGAGCATCAGCCGCTCCCCCGGGGCAACGGCAAGACTGGCGCCGGCCAGCAGGTGCCTGCCATTGGCCAGGTCCAGGCTCAAGTCATCGATGCGCAGCGCCTGGCCCTGATGCCGGACATCAATGGCACTGACCCGTTCTTCGTTGTCGCTCATGGCCTGACGGAAGCTCAACAGCCGGTCGCAGGTTGCCCGCCAGCTGGCCAGCATGACGTAGGCATCGATAAACCAGCTGAAGTTTTCCTGGACATTGCCGAATGCCGAGTTGATCTGCATCAGCTCGCCAAGCTCGATCTTGCCGGAAAAATACCGTGGGGCGGCGACGACAAATGGAAAGATGATCGCGATCTGCCCGTAGCCGGTCGTGAAGAATTTCAAGCGCTTCTGCACCCCCATGATGCTCCAGAAGTTGCTCCACACCTTGCCGAAACGGGCACTGAGCCGCTGGTTCTCGATCGGCTCGCCGTCATACAGCGCAATGCTTTCGGCATTCTCGCGAATGCGCACCATGGCGAAGCGCAAGTCGGCTTCAAAGCGCTGCTGGTTGTTGGTCAAGCCGATCAGGCGACGGCCGATCAAATGCGCCAGCCAGCTGCCGACGCCCGCATAGACCAGCGCGCACCAGAACATATAGCCCGCAATCGTCACGCCGAATACGTCGAGACTGCCCGATACGCCCCAGAGAATGATCGAGAACGACACCAGGCTGACCAGGTTGGTCATCAACCCCAGTGCCAGGGTCAAGGTATCGGAAGTAAAACTATTGAGGTCTTCACTCAGGCGCTGGTCGGGGTTATCGGTGTAGCCCCCCTGTTCCAACTGGTAGTAATTCTTGTGTTGCAGCCAGCGCGCAAAATGCTGCTCGGTCAACCAGCGCCGCCAGCGGATGGTCAGCATCTGCGTCAGATAGAGGCGGTAGACCGCCGCAAGAATCGCCACCGCCGCGATGCCGCAAAAAAACAGCATCAACCGGGTAAAGGCTGCGAGGTCCTTGTCTTGCAGGGCATTGTAGAAATCCCGGTACCAGCTGTTGATCGCAACCGAAATAGCGACATCGAACAGTGACAGGGCGATGACCACAATCAGCAGCAACCAGGCCTTGCCCTTCTCCTCGCTGCGCCAATAGGGCGTGATCAGACTCCATACACGGCGCCAGAAGTGTCCGCGCACCGCATCATTGACCGCAGAATATTCAGCGTTCAGATCCATGGTTCAGACTCGGTAGAGTGGAACGCAGCACCGGGTGGATCGGTGCCGATCCACCCGGAGTGTAGAAGCCTTGCTCAGCGGCGCACTGGCCGCTTCTGCAATTTACGCTGCAAGGTACGCCGGTGCATACCCAGGGCACGGGCAGTGGCGGAGATATTGCCTTCGTGTTCAGTCAGCACGCGCTGGATGTGCTCCCATTGCAGGCGGTCCACCGACATGGGGTTTTCCGGCACCAGGGTGTCGAGGTCGGCGTGCTCGGAGAGCAAGGCGGCCAGCACATCATCGGCGTCCGCCGGCTTGCACAGGTAATTGCAGGCGCCGCGCTTGATGGCTTCGACTGCGGTGGCAATGCTCGAGTAGCCGGTCAGGATCAGCACGCGCATCTCCGGGTCCAGCTCCAGCAGCTTGGGCAGCAACACCAGGCCGGAATCGCCGTCCATCTTCAGGTCCAGCGCCGCATAGTCGGGCAAATCCTGCTGAGCGAGGATCAAGCCCTCTTCGGCGGAGCCTGCGGTGCTGACGCGAAAACCGCGACGGCTCATGGCCCGGGCCATGACGCGGGTAAAGGTGGCGTCGTCATCCACCAGCAGCAGATGCGGCAGTTCTTCGCCTTCGATCGGGGTTTCGTCAGTCATGTTCGTCTCCTCGGGCGTCGCGAGGCAGGCGCAGCTCGGTGAGCGTGCCGCCTTCCTCATGACTATAGAGTTTCACCGAGCCGCCGGCGCGTGTCACGCTGGCCTTGCTCAGAAACAGGCCCAGGCCGAAGCCTTTGCCTTTGGTGGTAAAGAATGGCTTGCCGATCTGTTCGGCGATCGCCAGCGGCACGCCCGGGCCGTGGTCGCGAATGCTGATGACAATGTCTTCGGCATTCCAGTCCAGGCGCACTTCCAGCCCTTCCGGACAGGCGTCGGCAGCGTTGTTCAACAGATTGAGCAAGGCCTGGGTCAGGTCCGGCGGTGGCGCCAGGCGCGGAATGTTGCCCTGGCCAAGACGCTGAAAGCGGTAACTGGCCTCGGGGCGCATCAGATGCCAGCGGTTGAGCGCCTCGTCGAGCCAGAAGGTCACTTCCTGATCCTCAACCGCCAGCCGGCGATTGGCTTCGGCTGCCCGCACCAGTTGCTGCAGGGTGTCCTTGCACAGCTTGACCTGGTCCTGCAGTACCGAAAGGTCGTCCTGCAGGGCCGGATCGGAGTGATCCTGGCGCATCTCCTTGATCAACACACTCATGGTTGCCAGTGGCGTCCCCAGCTCGTGCGCCGCACCGGCAGCCTGGGTCGCGACGGCCAGCAGTTGCTGGTCGCGCAGGCCCTCTTCGCGCCTTACTGCACGCAATTGCTCCTGGCGACGCAGCTCCTCGGCCATCTTCGCGGCAAAAAAAGTGATCACCGCCGCAGCCAGGGCAAAGCTCAGCCACATGCCGTAGATCTGCATCTTCTCCCGCGACAGGGGGAAGGTTTCCAATGGGTAGAACTGCACCAGCAACAGGGTATAGGCAGTCAGGGCGATGCCGGTGAGGATCAGCGAATACAGCCACGGCAGCGTCACCGCGGCAATGGTCAGGGGCACCAGGTAATAGGAGACGAAGGGGTTGGTCGAGCCCCCGGAGAAATACAGCAACGCGCTGTGGATCAGCAGGTCGCAGGCCAGCTGCACCGCGTATTCCAGTTCGGTCACCGGCCATGAGGTGCGCAAGCGCACGGCGGTCAGTACGCACAGCACCATGGAGCAACCCAGGGTGATGCAAAGCGCCAGCCACGGCAGGGGCAGTAGTTCGGTCCAGTAGGCTACACCCACGGAGCCGGCTTGAGCGGCCAGGACCAGGATGCGAATGAAGGTCAGGCGCCAGAGGTTCTGACGCGTAGCGGACAGCAATTGTACGGGGGCGAGCATGAGCTCTCCTGATGAGCGCTCCAGGCGGATCGCGCTGATTATAACCAAGGCGTGGCCCTGGCTGGGAAACTGCGGCAAACGGCCACACTTTGTCATACACCGGCAACGCGGCTTTGTGAACTGCAACCCAGAGGCTAGAGTCTGATGGGTCTGCGTGGAAAGGACAGACACCCCACGCGTCGATCTCAAGGAGCCTTACATGCAAAACCTCCGTCGCAGTGCCGCCCTCGTCATGGGTGCAGGCCTGCTCGCCAGCCTGCCAGCCCTGGCCGAAGAGCCGCGCTACAACCAGATTTCCCTGCGTGCCGAAGCCAGCCAGGAAGTGCCGCGCGACCTGATGCTCGTGACGCTGTACACCGAAGCACAAAATACCGACCCGGCCAAACTTGCCGCCGAGATCAGCCAGACCATGAACAAGGCGCTGGAGCAGGCGCGCCGGGTCAAGGACATAAAACTCAGCCAGGGCAGCCGCAATAGCTACCCGGTCTATGAAGAGAAGGGCCGCAAGATTATCGCCTGGCGCGAGCGCGCCGAACTGCGCCTGGAAAGCACCGACTTCGCCGCATTGTCGAAACTGACCGGTGAAATGCTGCAGGACCTGAAGCTGGGCGGCATGGACTTCACCGTCGCCACCCCAACGCGCAGGGCCAGCGAAGATGCCCTGCTCAAGGACGCCGTGGCGGCGTTCAAGGCCCGCGCGCAGCTGGCGACCGAAGCACTGGGCGGCAAAGGCTACAAAGTGGTCAATTTGAACCTGAACAGCAGCGGCTACCCACAGCCCTATCCGCGCGGCCCGATGATGATGAAGGCGAGCATGGATGCCGGTGCAGCCGTTACGCCGGAGGTCGAAGCCGGTACCAGCCAGGTCAGCATGAATGCCGACGGCACCATTGAAGTTCTGATGCCGTGATGGATTGAAGCTGCAACCTCGCAAAAAGGTGCGCGAAATCTTCGACGCGCACCCTTTTGGATGCTTCCAACTCCACTAAAACGATGGCGCAAACGTTCAACCACTTGAAAATTATACGTATGCGACAAAAGTGTACGAACGTCCCACTCTTTTGGTGTTCGCCCTACCTAAAGAGTTGCATTGGGTATGGGGCCTGCATAAGTATCGGCAGGTCGGCCCACAAGGCTGCCCTCACTTAAAAAATGACAACAATGAGGCCACCATGCTCAAAACCGCGGTCATTCCGTTACTAGTCGGCGCCAGCTTGCTTGCCAGCGCTCCTTTCGCCAGCGCGGCGACCAACCTGGTGTTTTGCTCCGAAGGCAGCCCTGCCGGCTTCGACCCAGGCCAATACACGACCGGAACCGACTTCGACGCCTCCGCCGAAACCATCTACAACCGGCTCAGCCAATTCGAGCGTGGCGGCACCGCAGTAATCCCCGGCCTGGCGACCAGCTGGGACATCTCCGATGACGGCCTGACCTACGTCTTCCACCTGCGTGAAGGCGTCAAGTTCCACACCACCCCGTACTTCACGCCGACCCGCGAATTCAATGCCGACGACGTGGTCTTCACCTTCACCCGCATGCTCGACAAGGACATGCCGTTCCGCAAGGCCTACCCGACCGAATTCCCGTACTTCACCGACATGGGGATGGACGCCAACATCACCAAGGTCGAGAAGGTTGACGACAAGACCGTCAAGTTCACCCTCAAGACTGTCGATGCCGCGTTCATCCAGAACATGGCCATGAGCTTCGCCTCCATCCAGTCCGCCGAGTATGCCGACAAGCTGCTCAAGGAAGGCAAGACTGCCGACCTCAACCAGAAACCGATCGGCACCGGCCCGTTCGTGTTCAAGAGCTACCAGAAAGACTCGAACATTCGCTACACCGGCAACAAGGACTACTGGAAGCCCGATGACGTCAAGATCGACAACCTGATCTTCGCCATCACCACCGATGCTTCTGTACGCATGCAGAAGTTGAAGAAGAACGAATGCCAGATCACCCTCTTCCCGCGTCCGGCCGACCTCAAGCCATTGAAGGAAGACCAGACTCTGAAGATGCCTGACCAGGCTGGCTTCAACCTTGGCTACATCGCCTACAACGTGATGGACAAGATCAAGGGCAGCAACGACGCCAACCCCCTGTCCCAGTTGAAAGTGCGCCAGGCGCTGGACATGGCGGTGAACAAGCAGCAGATCATCGACTCCGTGTACCAGGGCGCCGGCCAATTGGCCGTCAATGGCATGCCGCCGACCCAATGGTCCTATGACGACTCCATCAAGGACGCCGCCTACAACCCTGAGAAAGCCAAGGAGCTGCTCAAGGAAGCCGGAATCAAGGACGGCACCGAGATCACCCTCTGGGCCATGCCGGTGCAACGTCCCTACAACCCCAACGCCAAGCTGATGGCAGAAATGCTGCAGTCGGACTGGGCCAAGATCGGTATCAAGGCCAAGATCGTCAGCTATGAATGGGGTGAGTACATCAAGCGCTCCAAAGGCGGCGAACAAGGCGCCATGCTGATTGGCTGGAGCGGCGACAACGGTGACCCGGACAACTGGCTGGGCACCCTGTACGGTTGCGACGCGGTCAGCGGCAACAACTTCTCGAAATGGTGCTACAAGCCCTACGACGACCTGATCAAGCAAGCCAAGGCGACCCCTGACCAGGCCAAACGCACCGAACTGTACAAGCAGGCTCAACACATTCTCAAGGAACAGGTGCCGATCACCCCGATCGCCCACTCGACGGTGTTCCAACCGATGCGCAGCAACGTGCAGGATTACAAGATCAGCCCCTTCGGCTTGAACTCCTTCTACGGCGTCAGCGTCAGCAAGTAAGGTCCCCGCCCTCGATTGTGTCTGACGGCGCAACCGAGGGCTATGCCTTCAAGGTTAGCTCGGAGTCCAAGTAAGCAACGGAAGGCTGCGTTTTCAGCAAGCGCCAACAGCCTCATCGGAAATTTCCCTCAAGCTTCCCAGACTTTGCGCCTATGCGCCCGTGTCATTGGCGACCTACCGTCCAATGGCAGGCCGCGCCATGCGCACAAGCGGCGCTGTCAAGCGCCAAGGCTTGAGCCGATGAAACGTGCTCACTCGACTTGGCTGTGACCTTTGCTTCATAAAAAAATAGGGACCGTCATGCGTCTTACCCAAACTGTTGCATCCGTGCTCAGCCTCGGTCTATTGACCCTGGCACCACAAGCCCAGGCAGCCAAGAGCCTGGTGTTCTGCTCCGAAAGCAGCCCATCGGGTTTCGATACGGCTCAATACACCAGCGCCACCGATAACGATGCGGCAGAGCCGCTCTATAACCGTCTGGTCGAGTTCGAAAAAGGCGGCACCGTCGTCACCCCGGCCCTGGCCACGCGCTGGGAAGTGTCGGAGGACGGACTGAGCTACACCTTTCACTTACGTGAAGGCGTGGTGTTTCATGACAACAAGGCATTCACGCCTTC is a window from the Pseudomonas sp. LS1212 genome containing:
- a CDS encoding ATP-binding protein — its product is MLAPVQLLSATRQNLWRLTFIRILVLAAQAGSVGVAYWTELLPLPWLALCITLGCSMVLCVLTAVRLRTSWPVTELEYAVQLACDLLIHSALLYFSGGSTNPFVSYYLVPLTIAAVTLPWLYSLILTGIALTAYTLLLVQFYPLETFPLSREKMQIYGMWLSFALAAAVITFFAAKMAEELRRQEQLRAVRREEGLRDQQLLAVATQAAGAAHELGTPLATMSVLIKEMRQDHSDPALQDDLSVLQDQVKLCKDTLQQLVRAAEANRRLAVEDQEVTFWLDEALNRWHLMRPEASYRFQRLGQGNIPRLAPPPDLTQALLNLLNNAADACPEGLEVRLDWNAEDIVISIRDHGPGVPLAIAEQIGKPFFTTKGKGFGLGLFLSKASVTRAGGSVKLYSHEEGGTLTELRLPRDARGDEHD
- a CDS encoding ABC transporter substrate-binding protein, which translates into the protein MLKTAVIPLLVGASLLASAPFASAATNLVFCSEGSPAGFDPGQYTTGTDFDASAETIYNRLSQFERGGTAVIPGLATSWDISDDGLTYVFHLREGVKFHTTPYFTPTREFNADDVVFTFTRMLDKDMPFRKAYPTEFPYFTDMGMDANITKVEKVDDKTVKFTLKTVDAAFIQNMAMSFASIQSAEYADKLLKEGKTADLNQKPIGTGPFVFKSYQKDSNIRYTGNKDYWKPDDVKIDNLIFAITTDASVRMQKLKKNECQITLFPRPADLKPLKEDQTLKMPDQAGFNLGYIAYNVMDKIKGSNDANPLSQLKVRQALDMAVNKQQIIDSVYQGAGQLAVNGMPPTQWSYDDSIKDAAYNPEKAKELLKEAGIKDGTEITLWAMPVQRPYNPNAKLMAEMLQSDWAKIGIKAKIVSYEWGEYIKRSKGGEQGAMLIGWSGDNGDPDNWLGTLYGCDAVSGNNFSKWCYKPYDDLIKQAKATPDQAKRTELYKQAQHILKEQVPITPIAHSTVFQPMRSNVQDYKISPFGLNSFYGVSVSK
- a CDS encoding response regulator transcription factor, with the protein product MTDETPIEGEELPHLLLVDDDATFTRVMARAMSRRGFRVSTAGSAEEGLILAQQDLPDYAALDLKMDGDSGLVLLPKLLELDPEMRVLILTGYSSIATAVEAIKRGACNYLCKPADADDVLAALLSEHADLDTLVPENPMSVDRLQWEHIQRVLTEHEGNISATARALGMHRRTLQRKLQKRPVRR
- a CDS encoding SIMPL domain-containing protein (The SIMPL domain is named for its presence in mouse protein SIMPL (signalling molecule that associates with mouse pelle-like kinase). Bacterial member BP26, from Brucella, was shown to assemble into a channel-like structure, while YggE from E. coli has been associated with resistance to oxidative stress.); the protein is MQNLRRSAALVMGAGLLASLPALAEEPRYNQISLRAEASQEVPRDLMLVTLYTEAQNTDPAKLAAEISQTMNKALEQARRVKDIKLSQGSRNSYPVYEEKGRKIIAWRERAELRLESTDFAALSKLTGEMLQDLKLGGMDFTVATPTRRASEDALLKDAVAAFKARAQLATEALGGKGYKVVNLNLNSSGYPQPYPRGPMMMKASMDAGAAVTPEVEAGTSQVSMNADGTIEVLMP
- a CDS encoding ABC transporter ATP-binding protein/permease produces the protein MDLNAEYSAVNDAVRGHFWRRVWSLITPYWRSEEKGKAWLLLIVVIALSLFDVAISVAINSWYRDFYNALQDKDLAAFTRLMLFFCGIAAVAILAAVYRLYLTQMLTIRWRRWLTEQHFARWLQHKNYYQLEQGGYTDNPDQRLSEDLNSFTSDTLTLALGLMTNLVSLVSFSIILWGVSGSLDVFGVTIAGYMFWCALVYAGVGSWLAHLIGRRLIGLTNNQQRFEADLRFAMVRIRENAESIALYDGEPIENQRLSARFGKVWSNFWSIMGVQKRLKFFTTGYGQIAIIFPFVVAAPRYFSGKIELGELMQINSAFGNVQENFSWFIDAYVMLASWRATCDRLLSFRQAMSDNEERVSAIDVRHQGQALRIDDLSLDLANGRHLLAGASLAVAPGERLMLSGRSGSGKSTLLRAMGNLWPSGKGRIDMPTGRSLFLPQKPYLPIGSLREALSYPQLAQAYAAERYSEVLETCRLSHLIARLDESNHWQRMLSPGEQQRLGFARALLYAPKWLYLDEATAAMDEEDEATLYQAVIDQLPGVGIVSVGHRSSLKRFHPRHVRIEGGRLVTQPASEPSAV